Genomic DNA from Sulfitobacter sp. M39:
TACCGGATGCGCGGCCCGCTATTGAGCACCTCTTCAAAGGCGCGCACCGCTTCTTCCAGCTGCTTCTTGGGCATGGTGGCAAAGTCGATATCGCTCATCAAACGGCATTCGCCGTGGCGGGCGGTAACCTTGGTTTGACCGACGTAGAATTCAAACTTCTGCTTCGGCTCCGCCTTGGAGGCGGGCTTCTCTGTCGGTTCGTTCGAGCTGGTCAGAAAATCCTTGAGGATTTTATTCTGCTCGTCCGGTGAAGACGCATCGGAGAGTTTTTCCTGCAAGGCGCTGGCTTGATCAGGTGTGCGCAGCGCGCGCGCAACATCGACACCCAGATTACGCGGCACGGCCTTGGGCCACTGCAAGCCCCCTTCCAAAGCAGAGAGAAGGAAGACGAAGCTTTTGATGTAAGACCGCTTGGTCTTGTGCAGCGCGCTGTAGAGACGGGTCACCAGCTCTGCCGGGTCGATCTCTTCCACCGCGTCGTCCTTGGCAGCGGTGATCGCCACCTGTGCCATCTCGGCAAAAGACAGGTCTTCGCGCACGACGTTTTCTTCGACCATATCCACATAGCGCGAAATGCGGTCATCCTCGCCGACCTCTACCCGCGCGGTGATCGTGCCAAAGCGGTCGTCTTTGGTTTCCGAAAACAGCTGCGACAGGGCGGTGAACCGGCGCCAGCCTTTCTTGAGCTGGTAGCGCCCGTTCGGCCCGACATAGACCTCGACCGGTTCGCGCTGCCCGCGTTCGCGGATCGAGGATTTAAGCTCCTCCATCTCGTCGGACTGCGCGACTTCTTCCAGCGCGAGGCGATCGCGCGGCAGGTCGTCGGTGAAGATTTCCGACAGGTCGATCTGGTAGAGCACGCGGCCTTCGCCTTGGGCCTGCCGGAAAGTCTTGGCGTCTTCGGCGTTGCGGCGGCGCTGTTCGATTTTGGCTTCGGTTGCCTCTTGCAGGTTTTCGGCCACGTCCCGCACGGCGGCCCCCATAGGGCCCGGCTGGCGGTTGCGGCGGCTGCCGGATGTGGGGGCTTCTACCGGGGCGAAGCCGAATTTGTTTTTACTGCTCATTCTGCCTTCTCCTTACGTTTTCCGTTTTCTTTCCACGCTTCGAGCACGGTTTGCAAAAACTCGTCATAGGCACGGTCGAAACTTTGCCGCGCCCGTTTCCATGTTTCGCGCGTCATCTGGCGATAGTCCTGTTCGTAAACCGACATCTGGAACCGGCCCGACTGTTCGACCGCGCGGGTCATTTCAATCGGGTGGGCGCAGACGTCGGCGCCGAAGACGTTCTTGAACGCGTCGATCATGGCGCTGTGCAGCGGATTGTTGGATTCAAAACGGGTCATAAGTAAACGGATGTCGGAAAACTGTTTAGGAAGCGTAATGCCTGCGTCCGCTGCGAGGCTTGCAAACCCTTCGGAGATATCGGCCATCGCGTCGCCAAGCTGGCCCAGATAGCTGGTCGTGCTGTCATATTCCCAGTAGCCCGGGCCCGAGGGGATATAGAGGATATCGGCCGCAAACGCGGCGTTTAGGGACTGGTAGCCGATGGCGGGCGGGCAGTCGAAAATGATGATGTCATATTGATCGTCGGGCAGTTCATCGAGGTAGCGCGCGACGCAGCCGAAAAAGCTCCATGCCTTGTGGAGCGCGCGGTATTGGGCCGAGGCGAATTCGACGAAAGCCGCGTTGGCGCAGGACGGGATGATGTCGATCGTGGGCCAGCAGGTTGGCTGGATGAATTCCTGAAACCGCTGCGCGCCGATGGATTGCACGTCTTCGGGCAATTCGTCCGCGGCGGGGTAGGGGCAATCATCGGGGTCATCATAGCTTTCCATGATCCGGTTGGATTCCCGGCAGAGGTCGCGGCACATGATGCCCCAGACCGTGTGGCTTTCCTTGACCTCGGTCAGCCCCATCGAATGGGTCAGCGTCGCTTGCGGGTCGAAGTCGACGCAAAGCACGCGGTAGCCGTCAAGGGCTGCGGCATGGGCGAGGTGTTGTGCGACGACCGTCTTGCCGACACCGCCTTTGAAGTTCGACACGGCCACGCGCATGGCACGGCCCCGGGGGCGTTCGGGCAGCAGTTTGCGGCCGCGGAATTTGGCACGGCGGCGCAGCTCGTTGATCTCTTCGAGGCTGAACCAGCGCTGGCGACCATCCTCTTCGGTGAGCCCCTGGGGCAGGGTCGGGTCGTCCGCCAGCTTCTTGCGCAGTGTGTCAGCGGGGACGTCAAACATGAACTGGCTGATCTCCCAGATAGAGAAGGGGCGCAGGGCCTTGATCTCTCCGGGGGAGAAGGTGGCGCGGCGCACGGCGGCCTGTTGTTCCAAGCTGCGCTCGTTCATGTTAAGAAGGTCGTTGTGATTTCTCATCTATCTACTCGCGTTTTTAAGCCTCGGAATTCGAATAACGCGAATTCGGGATTTTGGCAAAACCTAATTTTCCCGAAATTCGCGCGCCGTTCCTGAAGAACGGGTTTATTTCGCTGCGGTACACGCGGGGCACAAAGATTTTGGTGACAGGCAAGGGGCATAAAGGGCTGTTTTGGTGACAGGGATCCCCCGATATGGTGACACCCATGCGTCCCCCTTAACCTATTAACCTTTACCAAATTGAATTTGGATTAAGGAAAAGGGTAATTCCTGTTTTTCCCAGCGGGTTGACAGAAGACGGGATTTAGAGCTTTGTAGAAAGCATAAACGGAATCGGCTCAAAGAAGCTGACCGACAAAAATAAGACGATACATCGAGTAGGCAAAACCATGAACCCATTGCGGCTGACCGGCCCTGAAGCCGGGGTGATCAAGTACGACCTTTTGACCGCGTTGAGCGTGGCGGGGTTGAACGGATCGCCGACCTTGCAGACCTCGTTGATGCGGCTGATCGCGGCGGTGACCTCGCGGTATAATTGGCGCGCTGACGAGCTGAGCGTGGGCCAGCGGGATCTGGCGCGAATGTGGTCGGTGAATGAACGCACGGTGAAACGCGAGATCAAGCGGCTGACGGATGCGCAGCTGTTGATTTGTACGCGCGGCGGCGTGCGGGGCAGGGTGGCGGCCTATCGGTTGAATTATGCGCAGATCGCGCGCCTGTCAGAGCCGTGCTGGCCGCTGGTCGGGCCGGATTTCGATGCGCGGATGAAAGAACGCTATCGCAGTGAAACGCCGGTCAAGGTGGTGCAACTGGCCGATTACGCGAAGCCCGAGGCGTCGGAGCCCGCGCAGGGTGGGCCGGGCACGTGGCAACGTGCGATGCTGAACCTGTCGCGGGAGAACGCGGATCAGTTCAAGGCGTGGTTCTCGCAGCTTGAATATGTGGCGTTCGAAGGGGGCGTGCTTGAGCTGCGCACCCCGAGCAAATTCGCGCAACGCTATATAGAGACGCATCTTCTGCGCCCGCTTGTTGCGGCGGTGGAGGCAGAGCTGGGGCCCGTCGCGCGGATTGAATTCAAGGGCTAGAAACTGCCGCTGATGGCGCGCGCGGCTTCTTGGGCGATAGGGGCCGCGCGGCGGGCGAAGTCTTCGGCGCTCCATTCAGAAAGCGACCCGGCGATGTGGATGGCACCCAATGGACGGCCCTGACGGTTGACCACCGGAACGCCGACGGCGATTTCGCCCAATACAAATTCATTCTGCACCTGCGCAAAACCGTCTCTACGGGCCTGTTCGAGACTGTTCATGATGCTGTCGGGGTCCACGTTGGTATAAGAGGTATAGCTGTGCAGCGGGAAGCGATTGATGATCTCGCGTGCCTCTTCGGGGGGCAGGGCGCAAAGGGTCGCGCGGCCACCGGCGGTGCAATAGGTCGGGACGCTATGGCCCACAAGCGTGGCGTAGAAGGTCTCGCGTTTGCTTTGCATGCGCAGGGCATAGATTACGCGGGTTTCATCATAGAGGCTGAAGTCGATCCGTTCGTTGATGGATTTACGCATCTCAAGAACAACGGGGGTGGCGACTTGCACCACGGGGTCCAGACGCAGGGTGTCGTGGGTGTGGTCGAGCAAGCGCAATCCGGGCAGGTAGCCGCGGTCATCGGGGCTGCGCCGGATGTGACCCAGTGCCATGAGCGTATGCACAAGACGTTGCGCGGCAGATCGGTCGATCTCTGCCTTTGTGGCGATGTCTGACAGGCTGAGCGGGCCGTCGGCCTCGTGAAACGCGCTGAGCACGTGAATGGCGCGGGCGGCGGAGCGCACGAAGAGCCTATCGGCATCTGCCTGAAAATTAGACGCGACAGAGGAATGTGGTCGTTTGGGGTCTGGCATTGAGCGCTCCGGGTTGACGCGAGGATAGGTCAGTGCCTAGCATCGTATGGCAATACAGCCGTATCGCCAAGCAATACATTCAGCTTTGTGAAGCGATACATGAATTTAAGGTGGGTTCCCCGATGCGCGTCGCCATGGCCGGATTTCTTCATGAAACCAATACCTTTGCGCCCGAGCCTGCGGATATGGCGGCCTTCAAGGCCGGTGGCGGTTATGTCCCTATGGTGGGTGGCCCCGCGATGATAGACGCCTTTCAGGAAGTGAACCTTGGCATGACCGGTGCGTTCAAGGTCGCGGGGGATTCGGGCTGGGATGTGGTGCCTGTTCTTTGGGCGGGGGCTATTCCATCGGCACCTGTGACGCAGAATGCGTTCGACACTATTCTAGCCGAGATTCTGAACGGTCTGCGGGCCGCCGGGCCGTTGGATGGTGTGTTTCTGGATCTGCATGGCGCGATGGTGGCGACGCATCACGATGACGGCGAGGGAGAGATCGCCCGTCAGGTGCGCGCATTGGTGGGGCCGGATGTGCCGATTGCCGCCGCATTGGACCTGCATGGCAATATCTCGGAAGACTTTGTGAACACGGTGGATGTGCTGGCGGGTTTTCGCACCTATCCGCATATCGATATGGCCGATACCGGAGCTATGGCGGCGCGGTTGCTGGATCATGTGATGCAGACCGGCACGCGTCCGGCCAAAGCGTTCCGCCGCATGTCCTATCTGGTGCCGATCCCGTTTCAGACGACGGATATGCAGCCAGCCAAGGGTTTGTATGAGAACCTGACAGAGGTTGAGGCGCAAGGCGCACTGTCGGCGTCGCTGTTCATGGGCTTTCCAGCGGCGGATATTGCCGATTGTGGCCCCACGGCGGTGGCCTATGCCGAGACTCAAGCGGCGGCGGATGCCGCAGCAGATGCAGTGGCGCATGCCTATGCTGCTGCCGAATCCGAGTTCGACAATGATACTTTTACCCCCGACGCGGCGGTTGCCTATGCGGCGCGCGCGGCGGAAGGGGCAGGGCAGGGGCCTGTGGTGATTGCCGATACCCAAGACAACCCCGGCGCGGGTGGGGTGTCTGCCACGACGGGGATGTTGCGGGCCTTGATCGATGCCGATGCCCAAGACGCGGCGATCGGGCTGATCGTGGACCCGCATTCCGCCGCCCAAGCCCATGAGCTGGGGGAGGGCGGGCGCGCTGTTTTCCGCATTGGCGGGCACCCCGGTCTGCCCGATGATAGCCCCGTCGAGGTAGAGGCCGTGATCGAGATGCTGTCGGATGGCAAAGTGAAAGCCACCGGTCCTTATTACGGTGGGACGATGCTGGATCTGGGGCCGTCTGCTTGTTTGCGCATCGGTGGCGTGCGGGTGGCTGTTACAACGCGGATTGCGCAGATGGCCGACCGCGAGATGTTTCGCTTTGTCGGGATCGCACCAGAGACGCAGAAAATTGTCGTCGTCAAAAGCTCTACCCATTTTCGGGCCGATTTCACCCCGAGTGCGCGCGAGATTATTGTTGCGCGTGCCCCCGGCCCCATGCCGTTCGACCCCGCAGACCTGCCCTTTACGCGATTGCGCAAAGGGTTGCGGCTTTCCCCTAACGGTCCCGTTTTCGGGGCCGCGCGTGCGGCTGCTGCACGCCCTGATACCGGCGGATCAACCGGCGGTGTCCAAATATAACAATGACCACAACCAACATGGGAAATTGATATGCTGACTTTACGACCCACATTGAAACAAAGCCGGGGGCTGGCCGCGTCGCTGATGACCACGGCTGCGCTGCTGGTGCCTGCCGCGAGCTTTGCGCAGGAAGAAACCACGATCACGGCGGTCATGCACTCGGGCCTGCGGGTGCTGGATCCGGTGATCACCACGGCGCACATCACACGTGACCACGCCTATATGATCTATGACGTGTTGACGGCGGTGGACGAGAATTTCGCCCCGCAGCCGCAGATGGCAAGCTGGGAAACATCCGACGACGGGCTGGTCTATACCTTCACCCTGCGCGACGGGCTGATGTTCCACGATGGCGCGCCTGTGACCGGTGCCGATGTTGTTGCCTCTCTGACCCGTTGGGGCAAGCGCGACAGCGGCGGGCAGTTGATCTTTGACGTGACCGAAAGCCTTGAGGCGACCGATGACACGACCGTTGTCTGGACGCTGACCAAGCCCTTTGGTCCGCTGATCGACGTGATTTCCAAGCAATCCGCGGTGCCGCCGTTCATCATGCCGGCGCGTGTTGCCGAAACCTCTGCCGATGAGACGATCACGGAATACATCGGCTCCGGTCCGTTTGTGTTCGATCAGGACGCGTATGAGCCCGGCGTGTCGGTGACCTATGAAAAATTCGACGATTATGTGCCGCGCGACGAGCCCGCATCCTGGATGGCGGGTGGCAAGGTCGTGAATGTGGACAAGGTGGTCTGGACCACGATGCCCGATGCGCTGACCGCGTTGAATGCGCTTTCGGCGGGGGAGATCGACTATCTTGAGCAGGTCCAGATTGACCTGATGCCGATCCTGTCGGGCAACGAGGATGTCGTCGTCGAGAAACGCGATGACCTGGGCTATGTCACCATCGGGCGTCCGAACTTCTTGCATGCGCCGTTTGACAACAAGCTGGTGCGTCAGGCGGCGATGGCGGCGCTGGATCAGGAATCCATGCTCGCGACGATGCAGGGTGATCCCGAATATTACAAAGTCTGTGGCGCGATCTTTGGCTGCTCGACCCCCTTGGGAGACGAGGCGGGATCTGACTTGCTGACCGGTGGCGCGAATACCGAGCGTGCCAAGGAGCTGCTGGAAGAAGCGGGCTATGACGGGACGCCGATTGTCCTGATGGCCCCGACCGATGTGATCAGCCTGAACAACCAGCCTGTGGTCGCAGCCCAAGCACTGCGCGAGGCGGGGTTCGAGGTCGATATGCAGTCGATGGACTGGCAGTCGGTCGTGCAACGCCGCGCCCAACAGTCGCCAGTGGCTGAAGGCGGGTGGAACCTGTTCTTCACCAACTGGATGGTGCCCGAAGTCTCTGACCCGCTGGTCAACGTGATG
This window encodes:
- a CDS encoding ParB/RepB/Spo0J family partition protein; the encoded protein is MSSKNKFGFAPVEAPTSGSRRNRQPGPMGAAVRDVAENLQEATEAKIEQRRRNAEDAKTFRQAQGEGRVLYQIDLSEIFTDDLPRDRLALEEVAQSDEMEELKSSIRERGQREPVEVYVGPNGRYQLKKGWRRFTALSQLFSETKDDRFGTITARVEVGEDDRISRYVDMVEENVVREDLSFAEMAQVAITAAKDDAVEEIDPAELVTRLYSALHKTKRSYIKSFVFLLSALEGGLQWPKAVPRNLGVDVARALRTPDQASALQEKLSDASSPDEQNKILKDFLTSSNEPTEKPASKAEPKQKFEFYVGQTKVTARHGECRLMSDIDFATMPKKQLEEAVRAFEEVLNSGPRIR
- a CDS encoding AAA family ATPase; translation: MRNHNDLLNMNERSLEQQAAVRRATFSPGEIKALRPFSIWEISQFMFDVPADTLRKKLADDPTLPQGLTEEDGRQRWFSLEEINELRRRAKFRGRKLLPERPRGRAMRVAVSNFKGGVGKTVVAQHLAHAAALDGYRVLCVDFDPQATLTHSMGLTEVKESHTVWGIMCRDLCRESNRIMESYDDPDDCPYPAADELPEDVQSIGAQRFQEFIQPTCWPTIDIIPSCANAAFVEFASAQYRALHKAWSFFGCVARYLDELPDDQYDIIIFDCPPAIGYQSLNAAFAADILYIPSGPGYWEYDSTTSYLGQLGDAMADISEGFASLAADAGITLPKQFSDIRLLMTRFESNNPLHSAMIDAFKNVFGADVCAHPIEMTRAVEQSGRFQMSVYEQDYRQMTRETWKRARQSFDRAYDEFLQTVLEAWKENGKRKEKAE
- a CDS encoding DnaA N-terminal domain-containing protein, with protein sequence MNPLRLTGPEAGVIKYDLLTALSVAGLNGSPTLQTSLMRLIAAVTSRYNWRADELSVGQRDLARMWSVNERTVKREIKRLTDAQLLICTRGGVRGRVAAYRLNYAQIARLSEPCWPLVGPDFDARMKERYRSETPVKVVQLADYAKPEASEPAQGGPGTWQRAMLNLSRENADQFKAWFSQLEYVAFEGGVLELRTPSKFAQRYIETHLLRPLVAAVEAELGPVARIEFKG
- a CDS encoding IclR family transcriptional regulator — encoded protein: MPDPKRPHSSVASNFQADADRLFVRSAARAIHVLSAFHEADGPLSLSDIATKAEIDRSAAQRLVHTLMALGHIRRSPDDRGYLPGLRLLDHTHDTLRLDPVVQVATPVVLEMRKSINERIDFSLYDETRVIYALRMQSKRETFYATLVGHSVPTYCTAGGRATLCALPPEEAREIINRFPLHSYTSYTNVDPDSIMNSLEQARRDGFAQVQNEFVLGEIAVGVPVVNRQGRPLGAIHIAGSLSEWSAEDFARRAAPIAQEAARAISGSF
- a CDS encoding M81 family metallopeptidase, with protein sequence MAGFLHETNTFAPEPADMAAFKAGGGYVPMVGGPAMIDAFQEVNLGMTGAFKVAGDSGWDVVPVLWAGAIPSAPVTQNAFDTILAEILNGLRAAGPLDGVFLDLHGAMVATHHDDGEGEIARQVRALVGPDVPIAAALDLHGNISEDFVNTVDVLAGFRTYPHIDMADTGAMAARLLDHVMQTGTRPAKAFRRMSYLVPIPFQTTDMQPAKGLYENLTEVEAQGALSASLFMGFPAADIADCGPTAVAYAETQAAADAAADAVAHAYAAAESEFDNDTFTPDAAVAYAARAAEGAGQGPVVIADTQDNPGAGGVSATTGMLRALIDADAQDAAIGLIVDPHSAAQAHELGEGGRAVFRIGGHPGLPDDSPVEVEAVIEMLSDGKVKATGPYYGGTMLDLGPSACLRIGGVRVAVTTRIAQMADREMFRFVGIAPETQKIVVVKSSTHFRADFTPSAREIIVARAPGPMPFDPADLPFTRLRKGLRLSPNGPVFGAARAAAARPDTGGSTGGVQI
- a CDS encoding ABC transporter substrate-binding protein, with product MLTLRPTLKQSRGLAASLMTTAALLVPAASFAQEETTITAVMHSGLRVLDPVITTAHITRDHAYMIYDVLTAVDENFAPQPQMASWETSDDGLVYTFTLRDGLMFHDGAPVTGADVVASLTRWGKRDSGGQLIFDVTESLEATDDTTVVWTLTKPFGPLIDVISKQSAVPPFIMPARVAETSADETITEYIGSGPFVFDQDAYEPGVSVTYEKFDDYVPRDEPASWMAGGKVVNVDKVVWTTMPDALTALNALSAGEIDYLEQVQIDLMPILSGNEDVVVEKRDDLGYVTIGRPNFLHAPFDNKLVRQAAMAALDQESMLATMQGDPEYYKVCGAIFGCSTPLGDEAGSDLLTGGANTERAKELLEEAGYDGTPIVLMAPTDVISLNNQPVVAAQALREAGFEVDMQSMDWQSVVQRRAQQSPVAEGGWNLFFTNWMVPEVSDPLVNVMLNGRGDDGWFGWPDDPEIEAMRTEYVSASDDATKKEIATRIQEHVMDNVNYLMMGEYIIPQARRSNIEDMIPSPVPVFWNMTKAAE